Proteins encoded in a region of the Oncorhynchus gorbuscha isolate QuinsamMale2020 ecotype Even-year linkage group LG16, OgorEven_v1.0, whole genome shotgun sequence genome:
- the LOC123999656 gene encoding HMG box transcription factor BBX-like isoform X1 codes for MKGGGRGKEPPVEVEVSGKRPKRKCLQWHPLLSKKALDFSEEEEEEDEEELEKPLLVRESRGPEVACGGPMEVEEDSSEQRARRPMNAFLLFCKRHRSLVRQEHPRLDNRGATKILADWWAVLEPKEKQKYTDMAKEYKDAFMKANPGYKWCPTTNKPVKSPCHTVSNARKKVWSFPSNSPKGCATAKKVPKTDSTPQLNFAMADPTKMGGLSMLLLAGEHALTAREISSSSSKSGATDVTKHPENSSLFQLAELSSSTLQPSLTDTAGKGKPLSRGDQAETWSGTSQQGKSDVPKINVKAPFFQLAEQISSDSSQSTAPEGKQCSQSALFQLAEMCLASEAGKMETQDDTCAPHYKTETVVKEDTGGNITDFPLSSPPSSSTSSSSTPTNASPTLLSGQAASVKKKKKKKQEATAREPPKAVDKDKIPRPGSPKKTLKKRPSSESELESLLYTIEAVAKGAWGDAEEDIPKKKASTAVVTIPREPSSPKKKSKAKRPLKAKEEDEMEEDNEDGSRTELPSTVETAANLASPKTEAEEASIGSTPGSTEKPTAPPSPPHKVEEKQREAEANAEGCGSRKSERSCKGALYKTLVSEGMLTSLRANVDRGKRGSFRSGSDEGGWTDETWAFSQMGPTNPKKLKKSKSKDETAPGLGKLEEEFEKKFNSLPQYSPLTFDKKSTIVTKKKKTDVSTAPEEQPPKPAKGPSSSQKKTLFHKIVSKYKQKKEKPNTVDKDIAMHSDSPMSDSAAKAKQTPAPCATAMLSPEAMGTSASIPVGSQKRKARKSKITHLVRSADGRVSPAEEDKVRDLTPEQDDKPLPRETLCNETGRYSARKQEEADRSSAPEVLPAFFSLSALAEVAAMENIHRGQRVIGDSQKEMAQTPVLISCADQ; via the exons ATGAAAGGTGGAGGAAGGGGTAAGGAGCCtcctgtggaggtggaggtgagcgGCAAGCGGCCCAAGCGCAAGTGTCTACAATGGCACCCGCTACTCTCCAAGAAGGCCCTGGACTTctcggaggaggaagaggaggaggacgaagAAGAACTGGAGAAG CCATTGCTGGTCAGGGAGAGCCGGGGGCCGGAGGTGGCATGCGGGGGGcccatggaggtggaggaggactcTTCAGAGCAGCGTGCCCGCCGACCCATGAACGCCTTCCTGCTTTTCTGCAAGCGCCACCGTTCACTGGTGAGGCAGGAGCACCCTCGGCTGGACAACCGTGGTGCCAccaagatcctggctgactggtgggctGTGCTGGAGCCCAAAGAGAAACAGAAGTACACGGACATGGCCAAGGAG TACAAGGATGCCTTCATGAAGGCTAACCCAGGCTACAAGTGGTGCCCCACCACCAACAAGCCAGTCAAGAGCCCCTGCCACACTGTCAGCAACGCACGCAAAAAAGTGTGGTCTTTCCCTTCCAACTCCCCTAAGGGCTGTGCCACTGCCAAGAAAGTGCCCAAGACTGACAGCACACCACAGCTTAATTTCGCCATGGCAG ATCCCACAAAAATGGGTGGCCTAAGCATGCTACTGTTGGCTGGGGAGCATGCCCTTACTGCCAGAGAG ATTTCATCCAGTTCTTCAAAGTCTGGAGCCACAGATGTCACTAAGCACCCTGAGAACTCCTCCCTATTCCAACTTGCTGAG CTCTCCTCCAGCACGCTTCAGCCCAGTTTAACGGACACAGCTGGCAAAGGGAAGCCCTTGAGTCGGGGGGACCAGGCAGAA ACGTGGTCTGGCACCTCACAGCAGGGAAAATCTGACGTACCCAAGATCAACGTCAAGGCCCCTTTTTTTCAACTGGCAGAG CAGATCTCCTCTGATTCAAGCCAGTCGACTGCACCGGAGGGAAAGCAGTGTAGCCAGTCGGCTCTCTTCCAGCTCGCTGAG ATGTGTTTGGCCTCCGAGGCAGGGAAGATGGAGACACAGGACGATACCTGTGCCCCACACTACAAAACTGAGACGGTGGTCAAGGAGGACACTGGGGGCAACATCACAgattttcctctttcctctcccccatcttcctccACTTCTTCCTCCTCCACGCCCACCAACGCCAGTCCCACGCTGCTCAGCGGCCAAGCGGCCAGCgtcaaaaagaagaagaagaagaagcaagaAGCTACTGCCAGAGAGCCACCCAAAGCGGTGGACAAAGACAAGATCCCTCGTCCGGGCTCGCCCAAAAAGACCCTCAAAAAGCGACCATCGTCTGAGTCTGAGTTGGAGAGCCTCCTCTACACTATCGAGGCAGTGGCTAAAGGTGCCTGGGGCGACGCCGAGGAGGATATACCCAAGAAGAAGGCTAGCACCGCTGTCGTTACCATTCCAAGAGAGCCCAGCTCACCCAAAAAGAAGTCCAAAGCCAAGAGGCCCCTGAAGGCTAAGGAagaggatgagatggaggagGACAACGAGGATGGAAGTCGCACAGAGCTGCCATCGACAGTGGAGACGGCAGCGAATCTAGCAAGCCCCAAGACAGAGGCTGAGGAGGCCAGCATCGGCAGCACCCCGGGCAGCACGGAGAAGCCCACTGCCCCTCCCAGCCCCCCGCACAAAGTCGAGGAGAAGCAGAGGGAAGCGGAGGCCAACGCTGAAGGGTGTGGCTCCAGGAAGTCTGAGAGAAGCTGCAAGGGGGCGCTGTACAAGACCCTGGTGTCGGAAGGGATGCTGACCTCACTGAGGGCCAACGTGGACAGAG GCAAAAGAGGCTCTTTTCGAAGTGGATCTGATGAAGGGGGCTGGACTGACGAGACCTGGGCTTTCTCACAGATGGGACCCACTAATCCCAAGAAGCTAAAGAAGTCAAAATCCAAAGACGAGACGGCGCCAGG TTTGGGGAAACTGGAGGAGGAGTTTGAGAAGAAGTTCAACAGCCTGCCGCAGTACAGCCCTCTGACGTTCGACAAGAAAAGCACCATCGTCACCAAGAAGAAAAAAACAGACGTTAGCACCGCACCGGAGGAACAACCCCCAAAACCTGCCAAGG GTCCATCTTCATCTCAGAAAAAGACTTTATTCCACAAGATTGTTAGCAAGTACAAGCAGAAAAAGGAGAAACCCAATACTGTGGACAAAG ACATAGCGATGCATAGTGACTCCCCCATGTCAGACTCGGCTGCCAAGGCCAAGCAGACCCCCGCCCCATGTGCCACCGCCATGCTTTCCCCAGAGGCCATGGGAACTAGCGCTAGCATACCGGTGGGCAGCCAGAAGAGAAAGGCTAGGAAGAGCAAAATAACCCACCTGGTGCGCTCGGCCGACGGCAGGGTGTCCCCAGCAGAGG AGGACAAAGTCAGGGACCTGACCCCGGAGCAGGACGACAAGCCATTACCCCGAGAGACTTTATGCAACGAAACAGGGCGCTACAGTGCACGCAAGCAGGAGGAAGCAGATAGAAGCAGTGCACCCGAAGTCCTGCCCGCCTTCTTTAGCCTGTCTGCCCTTGCTGAGGTGGCAGCCATGGAGAACATTCACAG AGGCCAGCGTGTGATTGGCGACAGCCAGAAGGAAATGGCCCAGACCCCTGTCCTCATCTCCTGCGCTGACCAATGA
- the LOC123999656 gene encoding HMG box transcription factor BBX-like isoform X2: protein MKGGGRGKEPPVEVEVSGKRPKRKCLQWHPLLSKKALDFSEEEEEEDEEELEKPLLVRESRGPEVACGGPMEVEEDSSEQRARRPMNAFLLFCKRHRSLVRQEHPRLDNRGATKILADWWAVLEPKEKQKYTDMAKEYKDAFMKANPGYKWCPTTNKPVKSPCHTVSNARKKVWSFPSNSPKGCATAKKVPKTDSTPQLNFAMADPTKMGGLSMLLLAGEHALTAREISSSSSKSGATDVTKHPENSSLFQLAELSSSTLQPSLTDTAGKGKPLSRGDQAETWSGTSQQGKSDVPKINVKAPFFQLAEISSDSSQSTAPEGKQCSQSALFQLAEMCLASEAGKMETQDDTCAPHYKTETVVKEDTGGNITDFPLSSPPSSSTSSSSTPTNASPTLLSGQAASVKKKKKKKQEATAREPPKAVDKDKIPRPGSPKKTLKKRPSSESELESLLYTIEAVAKGAWGDAEEDIPKKKASTAVVTIPREPSSPKKKSKAKRPLKAKEEDEMEEDNEDGSRTELPSTVETAANLASPKTEAEEASIGSTPGSTEKPTAPPSPPHKVEEKQREAEANAEGCGSRKSERSCKGALYKTLVSEGMLTSLRANVDRGKRGSFRSGSDEGGWTDETWAFSQMGPTNPKKLKKSKSKDETAPGLGKLEEEFEKKFNSLPQYSPLTFDKKSTIVTKKKKTDVSTAPEEQPPKPAKGPSSSQKKTLFHKIVSKYKQKKEKPNTVDKDIAMHSDSPMSDSAAKAKQTPAPCATAMLSPEAMGTSASIPVGSQKRKARKSKITHLVRSADGRVSPAEEDKVRDLTPEQDDKPLPRETLCNETGRYSARKQEEADRSSAPEVLPAFFSLSALAEVAAMENIHRGQRVIGDSQKEMAQTPVLISCADQ from the exons ATGAAAGGTGGAGGAAGGGGTAAGGAGCCtcctgtggaggtggaggtgagcgGCAAGCGGCCCAAGCGCAAGTGTCTACAATGGCACCCGCTACTCTCCAAGAAGGCCCTGGACTTctcggaggaggaagaggaggaggacgaagAAGAACTGGAGAAG CCATTGCTGGTCAGGGAGAGCCGGGGGCCGGAGGTGGCATGCGGGGGGcccatggaggtggaggaggactcTTCAGAGCAGCGTGCCCGCCGACCCATGAACGCCTTCCTGCTTTTCTGCAAGCGCCACCGTTCACTGGTGAGGCAGGAGCACCCTCGGCTGGACAACCGTGGTGCCAccaagatcctggctgactggtgggctGTGCTGGAGCCCAAAGAGAAACAGAAGTACACGGACATGGCCAAGGAG TACAAGGATGCCTTCATGAAGGCTAACCCAGGCTACAAGTGGTGCCCCACCACCAACAAGCCAGTCAAGAGCCCCTGCCACACTGTCAGCAACGCACGCAAAAAAGTGTGGTCTTTCCCTTCCAACTCCCCTAAGGGCTGTGCCACTGCCAAGAAAGTGCCCAAGACTGACAGCACACCACAGCTTAATTTCGCCATGGCAG ATCCCACAAAAATGGGTGGCCTAAGCATGCTACTGTTGGCTGGGGAGCATGCCCTTACTGCCAGAGAG ATTTCATCCAGTTCTTCAAAGTCTGGAGCCACAGATGTCACTAAGCACCCTGAGAACTCCTCCCTATTCCAACTTGCTGAG CTCTCCTCCAGCACGCTTCAGCCCAGTTTAACGGACACAGCTGGCAAAGGGAAGCCCTTGAGTCGGGGGGACCAGGCAGAA ACGTGGTCTGGCACCTCACAGCAGGGAAAATCTGACGTACCCAAGATCAACGTCAAGGCCCCTTTTTTTCAACTGGCAGAG ATCTCCTCTGATTCAAGCCAGTCGACTGCACCGGAGGGAAAGCAGTGTAGCCAGTCGGCTCTCTTCCAGCTCGCTGAG ATGTGTTTGGCCTCCGAGGCAGGGAAGATGGAGACACAGGACGATACCTGTGCCCCACACTACAAAACTGAGACGGTGGTCAAGGAGGACACTGGGGGCAACATCACAgattttcctctttcctctcccccatcttcctccACTTCTTCCTCCTCCACGCCCACCAACGCCAGTCCCACGCTGCTCAGCGGCCAAGCGGCCAGCgtcaaaaagaagaagaagaagaagcaagaAGCTACTGCCAGAGAGCCACCCAAAGCGGTGGACAAAGACAAGATCCCTCGTCCGGGCTCGCCCAAAAAGACCCTCAAAAAGCGACCATCGTCTGAGTCTGAGTTGGAGAGCCTCCTCTACACTATCGAGGCAGTGGCTAAAGGTGCCTGGGGCGACGCCGAGGAGGATATACCCAAGAAGAAGGCTAGCACCGCTGTCGTTACCATTCCAAGAGAGCCCAGCTCACCCAAAAAGAAGTCCAAAGCCAAGAGGCCCCTGAAGGCTAAGGAagaggatgagatggaggagGACAACGAGGATGGAAGTCGCACAGAGCTGCCATCGACAGTGGAGACGGCAGCGAATCTAGCAAGCCCCAAGACAGAGGCTGAGGAGGCCAGCATCGGCAGCACCCCGGGCAGCACGGAGAAGCCCACTGCCCCTCCCAGCCCCCCGCACAAAGTCGAGGAGAAGCAGAGGGAAGCGGAGGCCAACGCTGAAGGGTGTGGCTCCAGGAAGTCTGAGAGAAGCTGCAAGGGGGCGCTGTACAAGACCCTGGTGTCGGAAGGGATGCTGACCTCACTGAGGGCCAACGTGGACAGAG GCAAAAGAGGCTCTTTTCGAAGTGGATCTGATGAAGGGGGCTGGACTGACGAGACCTGGGCTTTCTCACAGATGGGACCCACTAATCCCAAGAAGCTAAAGAAGTCAAAATCCAAAGACGAGACGGCGCCAGG TTTGGGGAAACTGGAGGAGGAGTTTGAGAAGAAGTTCAACAGCCTGCCGCAGTACAGCCCTCTGACGTTCGACAAGAAAAGCACCATCGTCACCAAGAAGAAAAAAACAGACGTTAGCACCGCACCGGAGGAACAACCCCCAAAACCTGCCAAGG GTCCATCTTCATCTCAGAAAAAGACTTTATTCCACAAGATTGTTAGCAAGTACAAGCAGAAAAAGGAGAAACCCAATACTGTGGACAAAG ACATAGCGATGCATAGTGACTCCCCCATGTCAGACTCGGCTGCCAAGGCCAAGCAGACCCCCGCCCCATGTGCCACCGCCATGCTTTCCCCAGAGGCCATGGGAACTAGCGCTAGCATACCGGTGGGCAGCCAGAAGAGAAAGGCTAGGAAGAGCAAAATAACCCACCTGGTGCGCTCGGCCGACGGCAGGGTGTCCCCAGCAGAGG AGGACAAAGTCAGGGACCTGACCCCGGAGCAGGACGACAAGCCATTACCCCGAGAGACTTTATGCAACGAAACAGGGCGCTACAGTGCACGCAAGCAGGAGGAAGCAGATAGAAGCAGTGCACCCGAAGTCCTGCCCGCCTTCTTTAGCCTGTCTGCCCTTGCTGAGGTGGCAGCCATGGAGAACATTCACAG AGGCCAGCGTGTGATTGGCGACAGCCAGAAGGAAATGGCCCAGACCCCTGTCCTCATCTCCTGCGCTGACCAATGA
- the LOC123999656 gene encoding HMG box transcription factor BBX-like isoform X3, which produces MKGGGRGKEPPVEVEVSGKRPKRKCLQWHPLLSKKALDFSEEEEEEDEEELEKPLLVRESRGPEVACGGPMEVEEDSSEQRARRPMNAFLLFCKRHRSLVRQEHPRLDNRGATKILADWWAVLEPKEKQKYTDMAKEYKDAFMKANPGYKWCPTTNKPVKSPCHTVSNARKKVWSFPSNSPKGCATAKKVPKTDSTPQLNFAMADPTKMGGLSMLLLAGEHALTAREISSSSSKSGATDVTKHPENSSLFQLAELSSSTLQPSLTDTAGKGKPLSRGDQAETWSGTSQQGKSDVPKINVKAPFFQLAEQISSDSSQSTAPEGKQCSQSALFQLAEMCLASEAGKMETQDDTCAPHYKTETVVKEDTGGNITDFPLSSPPSSSTSSSSTPTNASPTLLSGQAASVKKKKKKKQEATAREPPKAVDKDKIPRPGSPKKTLKKRPSSESELESLLYTIEAVAKGAWGDAEEDIPKKKASTAVVTIPREPSSPKKKSKAKRPLKAKEEDEMEEDNEDGSRTELPSTVETAANLASPKTEAEEASIGSTPGSTEKPTAPPSPPHKVEEKQREAEANAEGCGSRKSERSCKGALYKTLVSEGMLTSLRANVDRGKRGSFRSGSDEGGWTDETWAFSQMGPTNPKKLKKSKSKDETAPGLGKLEEEFEKKFNSLPQYSPLTFDKKSTIVTKKKKTDVSTAPEEQPPKPAKGPSSSQKKTLFHKIVSKYKQKKEKPNTVDKDIAMHSDSPMSDSAAKAKQTPAPCATAMLSPEAMGTSASIPVGSQKRKARKSKITHLVRSADGRVSPAEEDKVRDLTPEQDDKPLPRETLCNETGRYSARKQEEADRSSAPEVLPAFFSLSALAEVAAMENIHR; this is translated from the exons ATGAAAGGTGGAGGAAGGGGTAAGGAGCCtcctgtggaggtggaggtgagcgGCAAGCGGCCCAAGCGCAAGTGTCTACAATGGCACCCGCTACTCTCCAAGAAGGCCCTGGACTTctcggaggaggaagaggaggaggacgaagAAGAACTGGAGAAG CCATTGCTGGTCAGGGAGAGCCGGGGGCCGGAGGTGGCATGCGGGGGGcccatggaggtggaggaggactcTTCAGAGCAGCGTGCCCGCCGACCCATGAACGCCTTCCTGCTTTTCTGCAAGCGCCACCGTTCACTGGTGAGGCAGGAGCACCCTCGGCTGGACAACCGTGGTGCCAccaagatcctggctgactggtgggctGTGCTGGAGCCCAAAGAGAAACAGAAGTACACGGACATGGCCAAGGAG TACAAGGATGCCTTCATGAAGGCTAACCCAGGCTACAAGTGGTGCCCCACCACCAACAAGCCAGTCAAGAGCCCCTGCCACACTGTCAGCAACGCACGCAAAAAAGTGTGGTCTTTCCCTTCCAACTCCCCTAAGGGCTGTGCCACTGCCAAGAAAGTGCCCAAGACTGACAGCACACCACAGCTTAATTTCGCCATGGCAG ATCCCACAAAAATGGGTGGCCTAAGCATGCTACTGTTGGCTGGGGAGCATGCCCTTACTGCCAGAGAG ATTTCATCCAGTTCTTCAAAGTCTGGAGCCACAGATGTCACTAAGCACCCTGAGAACTCCTCCCTATTCCAACTTGCTGAG CTCTCCTCCAGCACGCTTCAGCCCAGTTTAACGGACACAGCTGGCAAAGGGAAGCCCTTGAGTCGGGGGGACCAGGCAGAA ACGTGGTCTGGCACCTCACAGCAGGGAAAATCTGACGTACCCAAGATCAACGTCAAGGCCCCTTTTTTTCAACTGGCAGAG CAGATCTCCTCTGATTCAAGCCAGTCGACTGCACCGGAGGGAAAGCAGTGTAGCCAGTCGGCTCTCTTCCAGCTCGCTGAG ATGTGTTTGGCCTCCGAGGCAGGGAAGATGGAGACACAGGACGATACCTGTGCCCCACACTACAAAACTGAGACGGTGGTCAAGGAGGACACTGGGGGCAACATCACAgattttcctctttcctctcccccatcttcctccACTTCTTCCTCCTCCACGCCCACCAACGCCAGTCCCACGCTGCTCAGCGGCCAAGCGGCCAGCgtcaaaaagaagaagaagaagaagcaagaAGCTACTGCCAGAGAGCCACCCAAAGCGGTGGACAAAGACAAGATCCCTCGTCCGGGCTCGCCCAAAAAGACCCTCAAAAAGCGACCATCGTCTGAGTCTGAGTTGGAGAGCCTCCTCTACACTATCGAGGCAGTGGCTAAAGGTGCCTGGGGCGACGCCGAGGAGGATATACCCAAGAAGAAGGCTAGCACCGCTGTCGTTACCATTCCAAGAGAGCCCAGCTCACCCAAAAAGAAGTCCAAAGCCAAGAGGCCCCTGAAGGCTAAGGAagaggatgagatggaggagGACAACGAGGATGGAAGTCGCACAGAGCTGCCATCGACAGTGGAGACGGCAGCGAATCTAGCAAGCCCCAAGACAGAGGCTGAGGAGGCCAGCATCGGCAGCACCCCGGGCAGCACGGAGAAGCCCACTGCCCCTCCCAGCCCCCCGCACAAAGTCGAGGAGAAGCAGAGGGAAGCGGAGGCCAACGCTGAAGGGTGTGGCTCCAGGAAGTCTGAGAGAAGCTGCAAGGGGGCGCTGTACAAGACCCTGGTGTCGGAAGGGATGCTGACCTCACTGAGGGCCAACGTGGACAGAG GCAAAAGAGGCTCTTTTCGAAGTGGATCTGATGAAGGGGGCTGGACTGACGAGACCTGGGCTTTCTCACAGATGGGACCCACTAATCCCAAGAAGCTAAAGAAGTCAAAATCCAAAGACGAGACGGCGCCAGG TTTGGGGAAACTGGAGGAGGAGTTTGAGAAGAAGTTCAACAGCCTGCCGCAGTACAGCCCTCTGACGTTCGACAAGAAAAGCACCATCGTCACCAAGAAGAAAAAAACAGACGTTAGCACCGCACCGGAGGAACAACCCCCAAAACCTGCCAAGG GTCCATCTTCATCTCAGAAAAAGACTTTATTCCACAAGATTGTTAGCAAGTACAAGCAGAAAAAGGAGAAACCCAATACTGTGGACAAAG ACATAGCGATGCATAGTGACTCCCCCATGTCAGACTCGGCTGCCAAGGCCAAGCAGACCCCCGCCCCATGTGCCACCGCCATGCTTTCCCCAGAGGCCATGGGAACTAGCGCTAGCATACCGGTGGGCAGCCAGAAGAGAAAGGCTAGGAAGAGCAAAATAACCCACCTGGTGCGCTCGGCCGACGGCAGGGTGTCCCCAGCAGAGG AGGACAAAGTCAGGGACCTGACCCCGGAGCAGGACGACAAGCCATTACCCCGAGAGACTTTATGCAACGAAACAGGGCGCTACAGTGCACGCAAGCAGGAGGAAGCAGATAGAAGCAGTGCACCCGAAGTCCTGCCCGCCTTCTTTAGCCTGTCTGCCCTTGCTGAGGTGGCAGCCATGGAGAACATTCACAG ATAA